ACAATTTCTAAAAACTGAACTGCAAACAACCAAAAGCTACAGATGCATGCCTctcggggctgggctggaggggcCAGGTGGGTGCACTGgtctctgcagcacagccagcatcGCTTGCCCACGATGCCTCAGGCAGGCACTTCATGTGTGCGTAAACAGCATTGcacttctgctgtatttttggGGCTGACTCTCCTGGTTCCTTTCCTTCTTGTCTGCTACCttgaaggatttttctttatatatatttttatagacCTATGCAGCGAGCAAGGCACAGTACTCTTAATAAGCCTATTCACGAGGAAGAAATGAGAGCTACGTACAGTAAATACCATTGAGAATTACACTGTAATACTGGACCCAGCAGAAATTGATGGGCCAGGTGATTCAtccatcaaaattattttccagaaaatcaTGCTACCAGAAGattgtgctttttattaaaggaaaatatcattCTTAATTTTCAGTATGTCTTGGCTTTGCCGTCAAAGTTcaacagaaattactttttttttttttttttttggtgcttagTTCAACAGAATGGAGCTGCAGGGTATAAATCAGTAGGTTAAATGTTTATCCCAATGCTAGGCAaagtcttttttaaatttttattttaacagtttaatAGAACAGCATAAGGTTCTCCGATGTATTTAAGTGGTGAGCTAACCCTTCTCAGGAGGCAGAGGAGTATGGCACAGATGGGAGATGGACTCCCACGGAGCTGAAATTTCTCACGGAGTGTCTGAACAAGTGAGGAGTAAAGGCTTGATATCCCTTAAGCTCTTCAACTCTAACTACACTGCACACCCCAAGAATGCTGTCTCCTCTGCAGCACGAGTTGTCTCACGTGCACTTTTTCGCCCAGTTGCATTGGCACAAGGCATCCACAAATTGCAAATCGCCCCTCAGCCTCCAGCAGGGTGGAGGTGTAAGAGAGTGGGGTGCCATTCACCCACACTGGTGCTCTGAatgctctctcttccttccttaaaaaaaaaaagcgaaacaacaaaaaaacaacaaagcaagaGTTAAAATTGAAGATGCCTTGTTTCAATAATGACTTAATTAATGGAGTGCACATAGTATAGTGAGATcgagacattttaaaaaatataaattttttcAAAACACTCTCTGGCTTTTCCCACAGTTGGGGAACATCAGTGCTCTGGTTCTgcatccatgcaggtctcccAGGGGTTCTGGGGGAAGCGAGGCAGCGCGATCAGGAGGAGGACAATTCCGAAGATGAAGAGCAGGACGAAGGAGGCGCAGGCACAAGCAAAGGACCAGGAGTAACTGTACTCAATCCAGACTGTCTCCTTGCTGTCAATCATCCTTTTCACAGATTGTCTCATGACTTCAACGGAGATGATGATGCAGAGACCTGAAGGAAGATGAGAGCAGTGGGTTGAATAACCAGCTGTCAATTTTTCATCCTTAACCACCTCATCTGCCTTTTAGCATACAGGAATTGCAGTGAGATTCACAGGTGAGTCATTGACTCGAATGTTTGAAGGAACCAACGCCAGCAAGTGCTCAGATCTCTGCTACAGCCTAGGCTACGTAAGTCAGCCGGTGACTTGTTGAGTGTTACATTTTAGGAAGGCTTGGATGGGAAACTCGAAGTGATGGAGGAATAATTGCATTCCTTAGGGAGCTTTTCCAAAAGTAGAATAAAGGTTTTATTGAGGTGACAATTTGCACCTCTGTCTTTCAGTCATTGTGGCATGTCAAGGATGTGATAGTTCATGTAAAAACGTGATCTTTGTATTTTTGGGAGACAGCTGCACATCTTGGGCCTGGATCAGCTGTTTCTTTGGTTTGAACCTTAATGTGTTATTGTGCTTAGACTAAATGAGATGGAATAGTCACTGCAGCCAGCACTGAATGTGTTAGAAATGCCCATTTTAAAAGTAGTTGGAGAAAATACAGACAGGCTGCTGGGTAAAACCGATCAGGACATTTCCAAAACTCTTCAACCGGAGTACCACATGGGGTCTTGTAGTCTCACTGTAACTAGGAAGACAATGCCACTTTCTGggcattttcagaagtgtttccaTCTGCCCAGGGTGTATCTAAGTTTCTTTATATTGTACTATGAACTGAGTGCAATTAAGTGAGCAGCGACCCTTGTACCTGCGAAGGTGTAGAACATGGATGCTGGCTTCAGCAGGTAGTCCCTCTTCTTCTGGAAGGATAAGAGGACACAGATTGTTCCGATGATGGCAAAGCCAACACTGAAGATGGCAATGGCTGCAGCTGAAATGCTGTATTCTgccaaagcaaaagaaacacacaACAAAATGTGAATGTCTGCAGATTTTAAGCATGCTCCCACCAACTGTTGTGACTTTGCAGTAGGTCactcagagaaaaatgtgtccTGATGCTGCAGAGATGGGGCTCTGATGAATCCAGTATTTccctaaaataaaagcaggggGAAGTATTGGCCAAGTATCTTTGGAATACAAAGgatataaaaacagaagagggGAAAATCATTTTATTAACACTTACTGAAAGACCAAATGGCACCTGTGTTAGCCTGAAGAAGCTCTGGACTGGAGCCATTTTAGCTCTGCTGCATAGATGTTATTGCTGAAGGCTTCTGGGCTCCACGCTCTCATTTCTTCCATCACTCCACACTCTGCTCTCAGAGTAAATAAGCAGCTCTGTGCTATTTTTGTGCTAGGTCTGTACTGCAGGGCCTCAACAAGGCCCCTGTGCATGGTGCTGATGCTGTACCAGTGCAGGACGTTCGTGTGCTCCACAGGGCTCAAAATTTGAGCAGGCAACTAAGGCAGGAGGCCAGAGGTAAACTGTTTGcacagcctcttttttttttttttttttttaaatcttttctttaagaCAAAGAATTCCAGCTCTATGGAAACTCAGCTTCTTCAGGGCATAGGATTAAACCCTCCATAAAATATCCTGCTTTTTTGCTAAACCAGCTAAGATACACAGTAGACACTTCACCCAGCCGAGGCACAGTTCAGTGCCTGGACGGAAGGGAAGAATCACTAATTAAATAATCCAGGCCTTCATTTACATATTGCATTCGTTTTCAGATCAGTTTAAGATTTAGCACATGTAGCCATGCATGAATATCACAGTATCTGATGATATTTGCCTTTCaggccattaaaaaaaatgtgtcttcCAGGCAAAATCATGAAGAATCTTTTTGC
The genomic region above belongs to Anser cygnoides isolate HZ-2024a breed goose chromosome 19, Taihu_goose_T2T_genome, whole genome shotgun sequence and contains:
- the CACNG1 gene encoding voltage-dependent calcium channel gamma-1 subunit yields the protein MDDSKSLKVRLTFCVLLVGISLLFTAVVTDHWAVLSPKVENYNTTCEAAHFGLWRLCKKQIYVQQQGPKEKGCGPISLPGEQTCSYFKHFTPGQSSEIFEVTTQKEYSISAAAIAIFSVGFAIIGTICVLLSFQKKRDYLLKPASMFYTFAGLCIIISVEVMRQSVKRMIDSKETVWIEYSYSWSFACACASFVLLFIFGIVLLLIALPRFPQNPWETCMDAEPEH